The genomic DNA GCAATCGTCGCAATATTTTCTAGAGTCACACTTGTAGACTAAGCAACAGCTGACCCTAACGAGCTTAAGCAACCCTGTTGTATCGTCGACTTTGAGGCTGTCTAAGTGGTTCTCTGGTAGTTGGCACGCTGTTAACCATAGCCTTGCTTGCTCAGTGATGTACTCATTAGTCAGGCTTTGTTCGCGCTGTTGCAGTTTGATCAAACAACCCAGCAGTAGATCTGCGAGCAAATGGTTGGTAAACCCCGGGCGAATGCGTGTCCACTCGCTAATCTGGCTGCGGAAAAACTCCGTGAGTTCCAATATGGCTTGACCCGCATGCGGGATTAGCTCTTCTGGTGTACCGTGTTGGTGATCACCATTGAAGAAGCGGTATCCTGTGACAAATTCTTTATACCTGAATTGACCGATATTCTTGATATCTGGCAATGAATGAAGGCCATAGATAGAAACGAAGGTGACGTAGATTGGCTGCCAGCATACTAAATCCCAGGTTCGGGTTAACCAATAGGCTTTACCTGCCTCAGAATGATTTTCCGCTAAGCCATCGTAAACGCGCTTTATCTCGATATGGCTTTTATCATTTGTTATGGCAATACTTTTGCTGCTCAGAGAACCATAACTGCCGCTTAAATAAGGGGTAATCTGTTTTGAATAAGCGAAGATTTTCTGGTGTAGAGAGGGGGCTCTACGACGAGTGGCAATGTTGTGCAGCTGGGAAAGCATGTTAAACCAGTAAATGATAATCAGTTGCGTTATCATATCGAACCTTAACGATGATAACCATACAAAATGGAGCATCTCTTCGGAGAACTCTAATTGTTGAATTTATAAATTGACTGCATCTTAGTCATTTTTAAGTGATAAAAGCCTCTTTAAATGATAAAAAGTAATTCTGAATCGACTTAATTGCTGCCATTAGCGAGATTATAAAAGCGTGACTATGAACACACCTGCATTTGACCGTATCAGCCGTGTCTTGGCTTATATACATGCGAACCTCAGCTCGACATTATCTTTAGAGGATATTGCGAAACAGAGCTGTTGGTCTCGTTGGCAGCTGCAAAGAGTGTTTCAAGCCGAAACTGGGCTTACTGTGGCGAACTACGTCAGAGAGCTTAAGTTAAGTCAAGCTGCTGAAGAACTGTTAGATACCAAAGAGCGAGTTATCGATATCGCGCTTGAACTAGGATTTAATTCAGAAATTAGCTTTAGCCGTTCGTTTAAGCAGATGTTTGGCTCTAGTCCAAGTCAGTATCGAAAAGCGGGGAAAAGAACGGGACTTCGTAAACCGATACAAGTGTCTGACACGCTGAGCAGCACTGATAATGGCCCGCAGAGCTTTGTTGAAGTTCGTATTGAGGAAAGAGAATCGTTCCTAGTGAAAGGGATCACTTCTGAAATCAGTGGTCTGTTTTCGCTGACACAAGATTTTGCACAGAAAGTCCCTCAATTGTGGTCACGCTTAGAAGGGGAAGTGACACTACCTGATGACAATGCCTATCAATTCATTGGTGTGGTTGATCTCACTCAGGCTTGCTTTGATGGCACCAATATTCATTACTGGGCGGGAGTTGAACTGAATGATGAGATTTCAATTCCCCAATTGCCGAGCATTATCTCTGACAAGTTAGAGGTCTTAAACATTCCAAAGCAAACCTATGCTGTGGTTAAACATTGTGGTCCGATTGAGAATCTTCGACATACTTTGAGTTGGTTTGTACTCAATTGGTTACCAAGTTCTGGTTATCGAGGTGTTGATGGCTACGAGCTTGAAGTATACCCACTCGGTTATCAAACTCATGCAGCAGATGCAGTGATGGAGTACTGGGTACCTATTATTAAATCGTAGTCATATCGCGTCTAGCATACTCTTTACAAAGCCATTCACTCAATAAGGTCAATTGTGTTTTTAATCATCAATTGACCTTATTTCGTTATAAATAGGCCAAGTTCTTTTTGAACTTGCACCAAATTGTTAATTATCCCATCTATAGATACATACAATGCAAATGAGATTTATTATTATTTACAGTAAGCATTGGTACCGAGGGAATCATGACCACTCACACTCGTTTTAAGTATTCATCACTAGCAGTCGCATTGCTGACTGCACTTTCAGCGCAAGCCATGGCGGAAGAGACCGTTACCACGGCAGATTCGAATGTAGAAACTGTTACGATTATGGGTAAAGCCTATCGTAATACCGCGACCAAGTCGGCACTTGAGCCTGAAGAAACGCCTCAAGGTATCACCGTTATTGATGAAGAACAGTTAGAGCAACGAGGTGTTCAATCTTTAAATCAAGCCCTTCGTTATGCACCGGGTGTTGTAACTGAAAACCGCGGTAGCTCGGTAGCAATGTTTGACTCTTACTCTATTCGTGGTTTTGCGACTAACAATGTTAACTACTACGATGGTCTGTCACTTCAATTCTTGAATGGTTGGAACCTACAACCGCAAATTGACCCGATTGCAATGCAGCAAGTAGAGATCTTCAAAGGACCTACCTCTGTACTTTATGGCGCTATGCCACCGGGTGGTATGGTCAACATGATCGCTAAAGCGCCACAAACGGAGCAGTCTACTAAAGTTGGCGTTGCAACAGGTTCACGTAATTTACAAGAAGCGTCGATTGATACTACTGGTCAGTTCGGCAATAGTGACTTTTCTTACCGTTTGATAGCACTAGCTCGTAAGCAAGACAGCCAAGTTGATAACGCAGAAGAAGAGCGTTACTTGATTGCTCCTTCTGTAGACTGGCAAGCAACGGACAGCACGTTAATCAACTTCAATCTGTACTACCAAAATGACCCTTCAATGGGTATCAACTCGGCAATGCCGTTGGATGTGCTGAAAGCAAGTGATCCATCTGTTTCTATGGGTGACAAGAACTG from Vibrio chagasii includes the following:
- a CDS encoding siderophore ferric iron reductase, whose protein sequence is MLSQLHNIATRRRAPSLHQKIFAYSKQITPYLSGSYGSLSSKSIAITNDKSHIEIKRVYDGLAENHSEAGKAYWLTRTWDLVCWQPIYVTFVSIYGLHSLPDIKNIGQFRYKEFVTGYRFFNGDHQHGTPEELIPHAGQAILELTEFFRSQISEWTRIRPGFTNHLLADLLLGCLIKLQQREQSLTNEYITEQARLWLTACQLPENHLDSLKVDDTTGLLKLVRVSCCLVYKCDSRKYCDDCPRHPDNKKTA
- a CDS encoding AraC family transcriptional regulator, with the protein product MNTPAFDRISRVLAYIHANLSSTLSLEDIAKQSCWSRWQLQRVFQAETGLTVANYVRELKLSQAAEELLDTKERVIDIALELGFNSEISFSRSFKQMFGSSPSQYRKAGKRTGLRKPIQVSDTLSSTDNGPQSFVEVRIEERESFLVKGITSEISGLFSLTQDFAQKVPQLWSRLEGEVTLPDDNAYQFIGVVDLTQACFDGTNIHYWAGVELNDEISIPQLPSIISDKLEVLNIPKQTYAVVKHCGPIENLRHTLSWFVLNWLPSSGYRGVDGYELEVYPLGYQTHAADAVMEYWVPIIKS